Proteins encoded in a region of the Perca fluviatilis chromosome 6, GENO_Pfluv_1.0, whole genome shotgun sequence genome:
- the LOC120560213 gene encoding alpha-1-antitrypsin-like protein CM55-MS, whose protein sequence is MMMRAAVGFWVLSAVICMGRGHHHLGHDDDKTVQDTVADSSANSVSLVNEANQEFSFRLYRKLAAHADSQGKNIFFSPACVSAALAALSVGAQGETHRQLFGGLGFNSSLLMQTDVDQAFQMFLQRANNTSQEESSEGTAVFVDNRFKPKPEFLQTLKQSYLADGFNEDFTKATESADTINKYVEEKTNGKIDQLVDNLDPNTVMYLISYIYYKGKWATQFDPKLTKQDDFNVDENTKVSVDMMNLEDRFHMHHDHELNTTVLQLPFNSSYSMLLMLPEVMATLENAISPNHVTKWLKATMIRRRHEVYIPKFSIKTSYNLNDVLSEMGMTDMFGGHANLRGISEEQGLAVSKVVHKATLDVDEAGATAAAATSINMRLKSNPYLPAPVLKFNRPFMVIITERNTEKILFLGKIINPTI, encoded by the exons ATGATGATGCGTGCAGCCGTGGGTTTCTGGGTCCTATCAGCAGTGATCTGCATGGGCAGAGGCCATCACCATTTGGGTCACGATGATGACAAGACCGTCCAAGACACCGTAGCGGACAGCAGCGCCAACAGCGTCTCCCTGGTGAACGAAGCAAACCAAGAGTTTTCCTTCCGACTCTACAGGAAGTTAGCAGCTCATGCTGACTCACAGGGAAAGAATATCTTCTTCTCCCCGGCTTGTGTGTCGGCCGCCTTGGCTGCATTGTCCGTGGGAGCGCAGGGGGAGACTCACCGTCAGCTTTTCGGTGGTCTGGGCTTCAACAGCTCCCTCCTGATGCAGACAGATGTGGACCAGGCCTTCCAGATGTTCCTCCAGAGGGCCAACAACACATCTCAGGAGGAGTCCAGTGAAGGGACCGCCGTGTTTGTGGACAACCGCTTCAAGCCCAAGCCGGAGTTCCTGCAGACCCTGAAGCAGTCGTACCTCGCAGATGGGTTCAATGAGGACTTCACCAAAGCCACAGAAAGTGCTGATACCATCAATAAGTACGTGGAGGAGAAGACCAATGGGAAGATTGACCAGCTGGTGGATAacctggatccaaacacagtcATGTATCTCATCAGCTACATCTACTACAAAG GAAAGTGGGCGACTCAGTTTGACCCTAAACTCACCAAGCAGGACGACTTCAACGTGGACGAGAACACCAAG GTTTCAGTCGACATGATGAATCTGGAGGATCGTTTCCACATGCATCACGACCACGAGCTGAACACGACGGTCCTTCAGCTCCCCTTCAACAGCTCCTACTCCATGCTGCTGATGTTGCCTGAAGTCATGGCAACACTGGAGAATGCCATTTCCCCGAACCACGTCACCAAATGGTTGAAGGCTACGATGATACGCAG GAGACATGAAGTATATATTCCAAAGTTCTCCATCAAGACTTCCTACAACCTCAACGATGTGCTGTCAGAAATGGGAATGACAGACATGTTTGGTGGTCATGCAAATTTGAGAGGCATTTCAGAGGAGCAAGGACTGGCAGTCTCAAAA GTTGTGCACAAAGCTACGCTGGACGTGGACGAGGCCGGAGCCACCGCTGCTGCCGCCACAAGCATCAACATGAGACTAAAGTCTAACCCATACCTCCCGGCCCCTGTGTTGAAGTTCAATCGTCCGTTCATGGTCATCATCACTGAAAGAAACACGGAGAAAATCCTCTTCTTGGGCAAGATTATCAACCCAACCATCTGA